The Sorangiineae bacterium MSr11954 DNA segment CCCGCGGAGATCAGCGCATCGGCCATGGCGCCGGCCACGTCCAATTGGCCGCCGTGGGCCTCCATCAGCCCGTGGAACTCCACCACGTGGTTCACCTCGAGCACCTGCAGCGCGCCGCCCGCGTCCTCCACCACGTCGACCCCGGCGATCCGGGCTCCCACGGCGTCGGCCGCGCGCACCGCCAGCTCGACCAAATCGGCGCGCAGCGGACACGGCTCCGTGCGCGCGCCACGGGCGGTATTGGTCCTCCAATCCGCGGAAATGCGATACATGGCGCCGACGGGCTCGCGCCGCGCCACGATGATGCGAATATCCCTCCCCGGCTTCGGGACGAATTCTTGCAGATACATGATTCGATGTTGGGGCGACGGCATGGCCTCCCGATGCTCCAATACCGCCTCCAGCGCGTCCGGATCGCGCAGCAGGTTCACCATACGACCCCACGATCCCGTAACCGGTTTCATCACCAGGGGATAGCCAAGTTCCACGGCAGCCTTTCGTGCCGCCTCGCCCGAGAGCGCGACGGCGGTCTTCGGAGTTGGAATGCGATGCGCGCGCAGAACGGCCGTGGTGCGCGCTTTGTCGGCGCAGAGCTCACTCGCGTGTGCCGAATTCACGACCGTGACGTCCGCGGCCTCCAAGAGGTGCGTGAGATAGAGACCGCGAACCTGAGCGATCTCGCGATTCAAGACCGCCGCGTACCGAGGTACGGTGGCGCCATCGCCCGCCCAGAACGAGCGCGGGTCCAAATGGTCACACGAGGCCCCGCGCCTTTGGAGGGCTTCGAACAGCTGTTTTTCCTCGAAACGGACGCGGGACGCGGCGACGGCGAAACGCCGAACCGCCACGTTATTCGCCCCAATCCTCTTCGATTTCGGGCGCGAGCGCGAGCACGATGGGGTCCTTCGCGACCACCTCGAGCTCACAGCCGCATCCGGCGCACTCTACGACTTCACTTACGCGCGTGTCCTGGGAGACCTCGATGGTTGCGGTACATTCGGGGCACTGGAGCATGGGCTGCTTCCCTCTGGCATTTGACTGCGTTCATTCCGCACCCGACGGGTACGCGGACCGAGATCGCGTACCGGGATCGACGTGACAGCCCCCCAACGACGACGTAAGCCGATGCTAGTATCCCTCAATCCAGTTTCAAGCATCTTTTCGCACGAGAAATGAATTTTGGCATTTATTGCGCGAAGAACCGCGCTAAATGAATTTACGAAAATCGTTATCAACGAAGGTTGGCACACGGCTGGTACACGTTGGTACACCTCATTTCCAACCAAGAGCCCGCAAGATGGCCGCCATCAATCCGCGCTCGTGGACACCGCCATCCATGGACTACGGTTGTGATATTGGCCATTGCCGCAGCCATGACGTCCGTGCAACAGAGCGCGGTCATGCCGCTGCTTCCGCGCATGCGGGACGCGCTCCACGTGCCGCTGACCACGGCTGCGTGGGCGGTGACCATCAGCCTCCTCTGCGGCGCCGTCGCCACACCGCTCCTCGGGCGGCTCGGGGATCTTTACGGGCGGCGCCGAATGCTGCTCGTGACGCTCGCGGCGTTGCTCGCGGGCTCGGTGCTCGGCGCGCTCTCCACGTCGCTCGCCATCCTGCTCGTAGCGCGTGCGCTGCAAGGTTGTTCGGCTGCGTTGGTGCCTTTGGCGATCGGCGCCGTGCGCGATGCATTACCGGCGCAAAAGGCCCCCGTCGGCATCAGCGTCGTCACCGCCACGATGGGAACGGGCGTCGGCGGCGGGCTCGTATTGAGCGGGCTGGTGTCGCGTTGGATGCCGGGTTACCACGCCGTGTTCTGGGTCATCGCAGGCCTCGCGGCGCTCGTGCTTGCGCTTACTGCGCAAATCGTACGCGATGTCAATGCGCCACCCGGAGGCTCGCTCGACCTACCTGGCGCAGCGCTGCTGATCATGGCATTGACGTGTGCGTTATTGGCCATCGGCCAAGGTACCAAGTGGGGCTGGGGCTCACCCCGCACGACTCTTGTCTTCATCGCGGCAGCGCTGCTGTTTGCCATTTGGGTCGAGGTCGAAAAACGATGCGCTGCGCCGCTGATCGCCATTCCAATGCTCGTCCACCGCGGGACGGTGGGCGCCAGCGTGGCGGCATTGGCATTGGGGTTCGCGCTCTTCGGTGGTTTTGCGCTGATACCCACCTTCGCCCAGGCCAACCGTGCGCTCGGCTATGGATTCGACGCCTCCGTCTTGGAGGCGGGGCTTTGCCTTTTGCCGACCGCGCTCCTCATGCTGGTGATGTCTCCATGGACCGGGCGGCTGGTTCCCGTGTGCGGCGCGTCGACGTTGGTGGCCGTGGGCGCGCTGATCACGGCGCTCTCCGATATTTGGCTGATGGTCTCCCATGACCGCATCGGCGATCTGCTCGTGGCGAGCTCGCTCTTCGGCCTGGGGCTGGGCCTTGGCTTCGCGGCCCTGGGGGTCATGGCCGTGGAGCACGTTCCAGCCGAGAAAACAGCCGTCGCCAGCGCCATCAACAGCTTGTCGCGGCTCACGGGCGGCAGCTTGGCGGGCGCGGTCACCTCCGCGATCTTCGCGGCGGACACCATCCCCCAAACCACCCTCCCCAGCGAGCGCGCTTACGTGATCAGCTTCGGGCTCATCGCGGCCGCGGCCGCCGCGTGCGCGATCGTTACGTGGGTGTTCCGGTTTCGTAGCCTTCGGGTGTCGTAGGCCCGCCGTCCTCCCACGTCGCCGGGAGCGCGCGGGCCAAGGTCCCGCGCTCCGTGGGCTCGACCCCCAGCAAACGCAAATAGGCGAGCAGCGGCTGCGAATGGCTGTGCATGTTGTTCACGGGATACGCCTGCATCGCCAAAAATTGCGCGTCGACCCAGGTGCGGCCGGGGCGCGAGGATTCGGGCGCATTCCAGGCGTCGGGGCCGGAGAGGGTGCCTTCCCAAATTTCCGGATAGTGGAGCGTATGGGCGCGCAAGGTCATCCGCCGCCATTGGCTCCACGCGAGCTCGGGGTGGACGCGCGCGGCCGCCCAGATCAACGTCATATTGATCGAATACCAAATACCGCCGTACGTGCCATCGCCCCGGCGCGGATCGCTCGGCACGGGCCATCGCACCCTCGCGCCCAACGGCGAGCCCGCGGCCGGCCCCTGATCGATGAGCTCCAGCAGCGCCCGCGCTCGGGTGCGATCGGCGGCGCCGCACAGGATGGCCCAGGGCTGCACCTCCAGCCAGAGATCCGTGTCGCCGAGCACCTTGCCGTCCGGCGCGTAGGCGCGGTGGAACCACTGGCCGTTGTACGCGGCCGCCACCCGGCGGCGCAAATCCTCGGCGTGCTCGCGCGCCTCCTTCGCCAAGGCGGGCTCGCCCAGACGATCGGCGAGGCCGGCGAAGACGCCGAGCACCCACGAGGCCATGGCCGAATTGAGCACCGAGCCGCCGCGCTGGTTCATTTGCTCGGGGTCGATGCCCGGCTCGTGGAGCACCAGGTCGTTCCAGTCGGCGTTGAGGATGCGCACGTGCCCCTTCTCGCCGCGCGCCACGAAGTCGATGACGAAGCGAAACTGACGGCGGAGGTGCTCGCGCAACGGCACGGCCTCGGCGAGGTGCTGCGGGTGGTAGGCGAGCTCGCGATCGAACGCCTGCAAATCCCCGGTTCGCGCCGCGTACTCCGCCGCCAGCCAGAGCGCCCATAGGTTCGAGTCGGAAGGGCGCCACAAAAGGTTGGTCGGCCGCTTGGCCGCGTTGAGCGCGTACGGGAGATCGCCGTTGGGCTTGGCCCACGCGCACGTGTTTCGCAGCACCGAGAGCGCCAGCGCGGGCTCGATGTACACGAGCGGCAGCGCGTGCTGCAGCGGATCGCGCGCGGCGCCGTTGAAGCCCGCCACGTATGCGTAGGCCGAGCCTTGGTTCAACGTGTGCCCGCCCACCACGCGATCGACCGACAGCCCGCCGGTGAGCATGGCGGCATGCCAGGGGATCTCCTGCACGGCCTCGGGCGCCCGCGTGGAGAAAGCGCGCGGCAGGCGCAGCCCGAGCTCCGCCAGCGACCGGGCGAAGAGCCGCTCCGGACGCGGCACCTCGGTGTCGTCGTGGAGCCCAAAACGAAACCAGAGCTCGCGCGTCTCCCCCGGTCGCAAGGTGACGGAGGTCGCGATCTCCAAGGTCGGGTGCGGCGAGCCATCGTCCGCGCGGTGCGTGGCCTCGCCCTGCGTTTCGCCCAGGCGCTCGAGCACGATGCGCGCAGGCTCGCCGAAGAGCGAGCGGGCCGCGTCCCCCAGGTCGCCGTCGGCGGCGCGGTCGGCGAACACTTCGCGCGCGTGGAGCCCGCGCGCGGACGGCGCGACGTCGTACGAAACGGCGAGCCGCGCGCGCCTCTTCGCCTGCTCCGGCGTCTGGCGGACATTGAGAAAGCGCGGACGCAGCGCCCAGCGCTCCACATGGCGCAGGGTGCGCGGTCCATCGGCCCCGGGCGCGAGCGAAAGAGTGACCCGCACCAGCACCCACGGCGCCTCGCCCTCGGGGCAAAGCACGGTGCGCTCCAGCGCGAGCCCCTCGCTCTCGTCGCGAACGCGAAACCACGTGGGCCCGAAGACGCGAACCGAGGGCGCGCTCCGCGGCCGTTCGGCGTAATACGTGCTCCAACGCTTGCCGCCATCTTCGACGATCGACACGCCGGAGCCGGCGGGCTCGGGCGCCACCAGCCACCGCAAGCCCGCGGCCTCGTAGAACAACGCGACCGTTCCATCGTTGGCGGCCTGCAATCGGATCGCGCGATTGCCCATCATCACCCAATGCCGCCGTGTGCGCGGCATCGAAATGGGATCCCACTCCGCAAAGGGGAGCGAATCCTGATCGGCGTCGTACACGAAGGCCGCTATCCCATAGCGCGTTTCCCAATGCCCATACGGGCTCGGCGCGGCGGGCTGCAGCGCATCGAGCGCGAGACGCGACTCGGGCGAGCCCGACTCGGCCGACGAACCGACCGGAAAGTGGCAGCCAAACGCCCAATGCGATGTGGCTGCCGTTCCGCCATAGGCCAGAAGATTGAGAAAGTGACGTCGGTGCATTGGCTTCACCCCAAGAGGCCCGCGTGCCACCGCATAGGGGGCAGCGCTCGCTCACGATTCGCGCAGCGTTCGCTGCGGCGTACGATGGTCCTCCTCGTCATACGCGGCGATCGCCGAATTCTGCCTGGGGCGAAGCAGTTTGTACGCGCACGGTAACTTCGTTTATCGGATGCACACCGCTTCGACGTTGTTGCCGTCGGGATCGAGCAGAAATGCCGCGTAGTACGTGGGGCTGTAGTCGCTCCGTACGCCGGGACCACCGTTGTCCCGCCCGCCCCCTTCGACGCCGCCCGCGTAAAAGCGATCGACGGAGGCGCGATCGGTCGCGCGGAAACAGACGTGGGCGGGCCCCGTCGCGCCCTTCGAGCCCGCATAGAGCCAGAGGCCCGGCTCGCCCGGAGGACCGAAGCCCGCGCCCGAGTCATCGCGGGAGCAGAGCACGAAGCCGAGCCCGGCGAGTGCAGCCGTGTAAAAGCGAACGCTCGCGTCGATGTCTTTTACCGCCAATCCAATATGATCGTACATGATGACCTCTCTTTTGGAGGTCATCCTACGAACGCGCGGCCAGCCGTTCTTGGAAGATCTTGCGATCGCCTCTGGCCGCTTGCCGAAAATTGCGCGGTGAAACGCCGGCCGCGCGATGGAAGGTGCGCACGAAGTTGGAGAGATCGCCGAACCCCACGTCGAACGCGACTTCGGTGATCGAGCGCGTATCGTCGATCAGCAAACGCGCGGCGTGGCGCAGTCGGGAGCGAACCAAATATTGATGCGGCGTCACGCCCAGCACCTTGGAGAACAATCGCAGAAAGTGGAACGGGCTGAGGCCGGCCTCCGCGGCGGCCGCGTCGAGATCGATCGCTTCGTGCGCGTGCGCGTCGATCCAGCGCGCCGCCTCGACGGCGCGGCGGCGATCGCGCGCCCACACGTCGCGCGACGCGGGCTTGCGGCCCGACACCAGCTCGATGAAGCGCTCCGCGAGCAAGATGCCCACCTCTTCGACGGCCACGTCGCTCGCTCCACCCACCGCCGACTGCGCGAGCTCGCCCAGCACCATCAGCTCGGGCATGGGCGGCATACACCCCGTGCGCCAGATGTCGGCGCGATCCCCGATGCCCTCGACGAAGGCTGGCGAAAGCCGAAACGAGAGGCTCTCGTCGCCGCCGCACGCGTACTCGTGCGTGCACCGGTACTCGTCGCCCGGATTGCCGATGAGCAGCGAGCCGGTCACCAGCTCGAACGATGCGCCGCGCGTGCGGTAGCCGAAGCTCCCCTTTCGAACGTACGAGATCGAGTAGCTCGTATGCAGCTCGTCGAACGGCACGTCATGGGGGCCGGCGTTGCACGTGTACTCGGTGATGGACATCGATTCGTGCGCGGAGATCGTTCGAAGCGGCATTCAGCGCCCATTGTACCGCGACGCATCGCGCCAGTCCTGCCGATTTCAGCGCTTCGATGGCGAGGGCGCGGCGCCCGCCACCGAGGCAGGCAACTCGAGCGCGCGCCACAAGTACCAGCTCGCCACCGTGCGATACGGCCTCCACCGCTCGCCGTACGCAGCGACCTCTTTGGTCCCCGGCATTTCCGATTTTCCGAGCACAATCCCGAGCCCTTTGCGGATGCCGTAATCGTCCACCGGCAACACGTCGGGCCGGCCGAGTCGGAAGACGAGCAGCATCTCCACCGTCCATCGTCCGATGCCGCGCACTTGGGTGAGGCGCTCCACGATGGCCTCGTCATCCATGGCGTGCACCTCGGCCAACGTAGGAATTTCGCCCGCCTTGGCCTTGCGCGCGAGATCGCGCAAGGCGAGCAGCTTGGCCCGCGAGAGGCCCGCGCCGAGGAGCTTCTCGTCCGATGCGCGGAGGATTTGCTCGGCGGTAGGGCCTTCGTGCGCGCGCGGAAAGAGGGCGCGCACCCGGGCGAAGATGGTCGCCGCCGCCTTGGTGGTGAGCTGCTGGTACACGATGGCCTCCGCCAGCGCAAAGAAGACGCTCACCGTGGGATCGAGCCGCAGGCGGCAAGGACCGACCGCGTCGATGATGCGCGAAAGCGATGGATCGCTCGCGCGCACGTGCGCGACGGCCGACACCGGATCGAACCCGAGCACACCGTCGCCGTCCGCCGCCGTGGTGGCGGCCGCCCGCGCGCGTTCGATCGAGAGCAAACGGAGCTTGGTGGTGATGCCGCCGTTGGCGGAGAAGCCACCCACCTTGCCGCCTGCCGTGAGCACGCGATGGCACGGCACGACGATGGCAAACGGGTTTCGCCCGAGCGCCTGCCCCACCGCGCGCGCCGATCCAGGTGCGCCCATGCGCGTCGCGATCTCGCCGTACGAGAGCGTGGCCCCCGGCGCGATGGTGCGCGCCACCTCGTACACCCTCCGGTGAAACGGGGGGACCTCGACCATATCGAGGGCAATGCCGGCGAGGCGGTCGTCCTCCGCGCCGGCTTCACCCGCCAAGAGCGCGACGATCCCGTCGCGCGCCCGCTGGGCCGCGGGGGACGGCGCGCCCTCGATGGCCTCCGGAAATCGCTGGACCAGCCGCGCGCGCGTGGCGTCCTCGCGCGCCTCCGGGAGCTGCACGCCCACCACCCCGCGCGCGCCCCACGCGATGCCGCATCGGCCAATCGCCGTATCGAAGAGTGCAAATCCCTGCGCCGCCATACCCTCACGACGTACTACCACCGGCCCCGGACGATCTTGGAGAATCTTGCGATTCAGGTGGCCGGCGGGTCCCAACGGAACGGCTCGAAGGCGGGGTCGAGCGGCGCGCCGGTCAGGCGAATGGAGTACGTGGTCAAGGTGAACACAGATACGCCCAGGACGACGTCGAGCGCGTTCCGTTCCGTGTATCCTGCATCGAAAAAAGTGCGCAGGGCCGGCTCCCCCGCATCGCCGCGCGCCGCAAGGACGCGGCGCGTAAACGCGGCCAGCGCGGCCAGCTTGGGATCGGCGATGCGCTCCCCCTCGCGGAGCGCGCGGATCAGCGCGTCCGGGGCCTGCATGCGGCGGAGGATCGCGGTGTGCATGGGGACGCAGTAGTGGCAGCGGTTGAACACCGAGATCGCGAGGATCACCACCTCCCGCTCCAGCGGCGATAAGCTGCTCGCCTCGAAGATGGGGAGCGCCTTGGCGAAGGCCTCGAGCACCGACGGGGAGCTCGCCATCCTGGCCAGCGGCGCCGGTACGAATCCAAATTGTTCGGCGGCCCGTTCGAGGTGGGCGCGCGCCTCCCGGGGCGCCGTCTCCGGGGTGTGGGGGACGAAGCTCGCGGTCATCGATTCCCCTCGTTTCTTTCCATGGCCCGACGCATAACGCGGCGCGGCGCAATGTTGATAGTTGCCATGACAACAAATATAGTTGCCAAGATAACCATCGACAATCCCCTGGCGCGAACTGGCCGCTTTCGGCCGAGCGCGCGACAATGGAGGCCATTGCGGCAGATTGTCGCAGAACGACGGTGGGCGCGGGGAGCGTCGTTCGATGGCGAAGGTTCGAGCTTCGCGTGTATTCTCTGCCGATGGCCAAGCACGCGCGGAACGCCTTCAAGCTGGAAGATTCGTTCGCTTATCACATCTATCGGTGCGCCCGGATGCTCCGCTATCGCTTTACGCACTTCACCGGGAGCCTCGGCGTGGAGGTGAGCCAGGAACAGTTCTTCATCTTACACAAACTCAGCGAACGGGCGGGTCAATCCCAAATCGAGCTGGGCGACGAGCTCTTCTCCGACCGCCCCAATTTGACGCGGATGATCGCCACCATGGAGCGAAACGGCTGGATCCGCCGCGAAGAGGATCCCAAGGACGCGCGCAAGCTGCGCGTCTCGCTCACGGCGCAGGGCGCCACGTTGATCGCCCGCATCGAGGCGTCGATCCTGGACGAGCGCAAACGCCTGTTCGCCAAATTGACCAAGAGCGATCTGGCGGAGTTGATCCGAATCGTCGGCCAAATCGAGACCAATATCGGCGCCGAGCCCTGAGGCCGCGCATTACGCGGTGCGCGTCACGCGGCGCGGGTCGTTGCGCGCAGGGTGTCGTCGAGCGTCGTGCGTCTTCAGGCGTCACGCGTTGGCGTAGGCGAAGCGGGCGGCGGACGTGCGCTCGGGGCCCACGAGCTCGCGCACCAAGTCGGCGCGATTGGTGACCGCCAGCTTGCGATAGAGGCGGCGCACATAGGTCCGCACCGTGCTCTCTCCAATGCCCATGATGGCGGCCGTATTGACCACCGTGTAACCGGCCACGAGCAAGCGCGCCACCTCGCGCTCGCGCGGCGACAGCTCCTCGTCCTCGGGCTCCGGCGCCGAGGTCGCGACCCCATTCAGCAGCTCGTCGTGCGCCAATTGCGCGCTGGCCCCCGCGACGGCGAGCGGCGCGAGGTACTCCAGTCGCTGGGTGTCCGAGTCCCGAAACGGGAGCTCGTCCCCGCGGCGCTCGACCCCGCACACGGCGAGAAGGACGCCCCGCTCGTGCAGGAACACCAGCGCGGCATCGACGAAGCCGCCCGAAATCGAGTTGTCCCGGAAGTAAGGGAGGGGCGCGCGCGCCTCCGGAGAGACGAGCTCGCTCGCGCAGTACGCATACCGCGCTCGGGCCACCAGGGTGCCCTCGTGGAAGCCAAAGGCCTGGGCCAAGGTGCATGCCCCCGGGCCACGCAGCGCCACGAGCGCGCCATCGATCATGCGCGAGGCGTTCGCAGGGCCGAGCGCGTCGGGGGCGTTGAAACAGAAGAAGGCCCCCGAAGCGGGTACGAGGCGCCGCAGCGAATCCATGACGCGCCGCCGAAAATCGGCCCGAGCGGGCAATGCTACATCGGTCATCGTACCGGGCTCGAGCAAGATGGGCGCCATTTGCACATGGCTCGAAAAACCGCGCGGTTCGAAGCTCATCAATCAGAATTTCAAAGCCGCGCGTCGAAGTCTCGAACAGATGCCCACTTCTCCGGCCCCGAGCCCAACCACCGTGCACGTTATGGCAGCGGAGAGCGCCAGGCGCGATCCCGAGCCGATGCCTGAGGCGGTCGACTATAAGGGGGACGGCATGATTTCCGTCCGCGGACTTCAGAAGCACTACCGGGTTCACAAGCGAGCGCCGGGGCTCAAGGCGGCCGCCATGTCGCTCTTCCGCCGTCAGTACACGGAGGTCGCCGCCGTCGGCGGCATC contains these protein-coding regions:
- the lysX gene encoding lysine biosynthesis protein LysX; translation: MAVRRFAVAASRVRFEEKQLFEALQRRGASCDHLDPRSFWAGDGATVPRYAAVLNREIAQVRGLYLTHLLEAADVTVVNSAHASELCADKARTTAVLRAHRIPTPKTAVALSGEAARKAAVELGYPLVMKPVTGSWGRMVNLLRDPDALEAVLEHREAMPSPQHRIMYLQEFVPKPGRDIRIIVARREPVGAMYRISADWRTNTARGARTEPCPLRADLVELAVRAADAVGARIAGVDVVEDAGGALQVLEVNHVVEFHGLMEAHGGQLDVAGAMADALISAGASC
- the lysW gene encoding lysine biosynthesis protein LysW; translated protein: MLQCPECTATIEVSQDTRVSEVVECAGCGCELEVVAKDPIVLALAPEIEEDWGE
- a CDS encoding MFS transporter, whose product is MTSVQQSAVMPLLPRMRDALHVPLTTAAWAVTISLLCGAVATPLLGRLGDLYGRRRMLLVTLAALLAGSVLGALSTSLAILLVARALQGCSAALVPLAIGAVRDALPAQKAPVGISVVTATMGTGVGGGLVLSGLVSRWMPGYHAVFWVIAGLAALVLALTAQIVRDVNAPPGGSLDLPGAALLIMALTCALLAIGQGTKWGWGSPRTTLVFIAAALLFAIWVEVEKRCAAPLIAIPMLVHRGTVGASVAALALGFALFGGFALIPTFAQANRALGYGFDASVLEAGLCLLPTALLMLVMSPWTGRLVPVCGASTLVAVGALITALSDIWLMVSHDRIGDLLVASSLFGLGLGLGFAALGVMAVEHVPAEKTAVASAINSLSRLTGGSLAGAVTSAIFAADTIPQTTLPSERAYVISFGLIAAAAAACAIVTWVFRFRSLRVS
- a CDS encoding VOC family protein; the protein is MYDHIGLAVKDIDASVRFYTAALAGLGFVLCSRDDSGAGFGPPGEPGLWLYAGSKGATGPAHVCFRATDRASVDRFYAGGVEGGGRDNGGPGVRSDYSPTYYAAFLLDPDGNNVEAVCIR
- a CDS encoding AraC family transcriptional regulator — its product is MPLRTISAHESMSITEYTCNAGPHDVPFDELHTSYSISYVRKGSFGYRTRGASFELVTGSLLIGNPGDEYRCTHEYACGGDESLSFRLSPAFVEGIGDRADIWRTGCMPPMPELMVLGELAQSAVGGASDVAVEEVGILLAERFIELVSGRKPASRDVWARDRRRAVEAARWIDAHAHEAIDLDAAAAEAGLSPFHFLRLFSKVLGVTPHQYLVRSRLRHAARLLIDDTRSITEVAFDVGFGDLSNFVRTFHRAAGVSPRNFRQAARGDRKIFQERLAARS
- a CDS encoding methylated-DNA--[protein]-cysteine S-methyltransferase — its product is MAAQGFALFDTAIGRCGIAWGARGVVGVQLPEAREDATRARLVQRFPEAIEGAPSPAAQRARDGIVALLAGEAGAEDDRLAGIALDMVEVPPFHRRVYEVARTIAPGATLSYGEIATRMGAPGSARAVGQALGRNPFAIVVPCHRVLTAGGKVGGFSANGGITTKLRLLSIERARAAATTAADGDGVLGFDPVSAVAHVRASDPSLSRIIDAVGPCRLRLDPTVSVFFALAEAIVYQQLTTKAAATIFARVRALFPRAHEGPTAEQILRASDEKLLGAGLSRAKLLALRDLARKAKAGEIPTLAEVHAMDDEAIVERLTQVRGIGRWTVEMLLVFRLGRPDVLPVDDYGIRKGLGIVLGKSEMPGTKEVAAYGERWRPYRTVASWYLWRALELPASVAGAAPSPSKR
- a CDS encoding carboxymuconolactone decarboxylase family protein encodes the protein MTASFVPHTPETAPREARAHLERAAEQFGFVPAPLARMASSPSVLEAFAKALPIFEASSLSPLEREVVILAISVFNRCHYCVPMHTAILRRMQAPDALIRALREGERIADPKLAALAAFTRRVLAARGDAGEPALRTFFDAGYTERNALDVVLGVSVFTLTTYSIRLTGAPLDPAFEPFRWDPPAT
- a CDS encoding MarR family transcriptional regulator; the encoded protein is MAKHARNAFKLEDSFAYHIYRCARMLRYRFTHFTGSLGVEVSQEQFFILHKLSERAGQSQIELGDELFSDRPNLTRMIATMERNGWIRREEDPKDARKLRVSLTAQGATLIARIEASILDERKRLFAKLTKSDLAELIRIVGQIETNIGAEP
- a CDS encoding LuxR C-terminal-related transcriptional regulator translates to MSFEPRGFSSHVQMAPILLEPGTMTDVALPARADFRRRVMDSLRRLVPASGAFFCFNAPDALGPANASRMIDGALVALRGPGACTLAQAFGFHEGTLVARARYAYCASELVSPEARAPLPYFRDNSISGGFVDAALVFLHERGVLLAVCGVERRGDELPFRDSDTQRLEYLAPLAVAGASAQLAHDELLNGVATSAPEPEDEELSPREREVARLLVAGYTVVNTAAIMGIGESTVRTYVRRLYRKLAVTNRADLVRELVGPERTSAARFAYANA